The Sus scrofa isolate TJ Tabasco breed Duroc chromosome 4, Sscrofa11.1, whole genome shotgun sequence genomic sequence ttacttttattagtCCCTGAATATTAGCCCCCTGTTTTCACTTTATACTGTGTGGGCTCAGGTAACTTTATTGGTTCCCTTAAGTAAATGTAATTAATAGCTCCTGAATCGGGGGGAGAGACTTGTCCAAATTTGTCTGAACTCACTGGGGACAGATGGGCCCAAGAGGCCCCACTGCTACCCAAGCTGTGCATCCTCATAGAGTTCAGGTGAAGGAGTGAAATCTGCTCTGGGTCCTTTTGCAGTCACCCAAACTggtgaccaaaagaaaaatgcacaatgtGAAAACtgtgaattaagttttatttggggacttactgaggactatagtccaggagacagcatctcagatagctctgaggaactgctccaaagaagATAAGGGAGGATCCAGGAtatatatgaacttttttttttttactgggaaAAATATATAGACAAGGATCAAAAGGTTACTGCAAATCACAAAGAACAGACATCTTAacgattttagtgcttttctccaTGTGGGAAAATGCAAGAATATGGGGTCATTTGAAAATTTCTCCTAGTTATGCTTCTTAACTATCTAGGTGCCAGTAAATCCAAGGCACAGGatgtttcctgtttttctccatcctgaattcccttcAGAGGGCACTGTCTGTGGGCAGCTGCAGCGGCCAATGGCTTAATCCTTGTAGAACAGAACAGCagacaacatttttttctttacacaggagaagaaaaatgagcagagcTGGGTTCTGGGAAAACCAAAAGGCTCTCAATACAGCCAACAGAGCATGTCAAGTATATTATCCTTGGTTCTTCAgccatttcttttccatctcatAGGAagattgaatttttctttctgccaAATCCCTTCTGCATCCCTCAGATAAACTATTATTTCCAAATTTACCTGAGTGAGGGACAATGAACTAAGAAACATGACCCCTTCCTGAGATGTTAAGCCAGTATTTAACCAGAGATTGAACAAGTAGAGAAGAAGCCATGCCCAAGAAATGAGGGGAGATAAACCATTTCTCCAAGCTCTGCCCTATTTCTTCACTGCTGAGTTCAGGCTAGAGAAGAGAGGGTGGGAAGGAACAATGAAGCTGCCACGCATGAAACAGCAAAGAGCCGAGCCAGGGCTGTGGATACAAGACATTCATGTCTGTAGAATGTATTATCGGCTATACTTGTTTGTTTGCTGAAGGAGGGGGCGGTTCTGGGTGTCAAAGAATGGGGgcaaagaaaggggaaggaaaaaccAAAGAAGTGGTTGTGGCTGGGTTGTCGGAACACTTTTCAGAGAATGTCTCATTGAAAAGGTTTGGaaagcaagagttcccattgtggctcagtggtgacaaaccaactaataaccatgaagatgtgggtttgatacctggcctcgctcagtgggttgaggatccagttgctgtaaactgtagtgtaggtcgcagacacagctctgatctggcattgctgtggctgtggtgtaggctggcagctgcagctctgatgatttgacccctaacctgggtaaCTTCCATACTgcacaggtgctgccataaaaaaaaaaggtttgaaaagCATTTCTCTGTGCTAATCTCTAAATTTTGGCTCCCTTACAGCTCCTGGAAGAGATCAATCAGGTCAGttttcccctttctctgttcCTCCTGGTCTCTGGGCATGGGTCCTCCTGGCCAACACTACCTGTTCCCAGAAATGAGGACTGTGGTGATGTGTCGACATCGGTGGTGTTGCTACTCTGAGGTCACACCTGTTGCTATGGTGGCTGAGCAGTCCCTTCTCTGATTTCTCCAGTCTACAGTTCTTTCCCTATCACCAAATGCCACAGTGTAGAGGGGAGGGAAGCACTGGCAGAGGGAAAGGTGGAGGCAGGAGGCCGATAGTGAGACGAcccccatcctctctcctctACTCCCCAAGACCCCTCCATCTGTATGTCCAAGCTGGTGCCACCaccaaaaaatagagaaataactCCCACTCACAGAGGAAGAATGCTACAGCCAAATCTTTACACATCTCCAAAAGAAGCTCATGTCATTGCATTGTTTCAATTTCTGTTCTCATTGGTCAGTTGCAATTATATACACAAGGAGACTCAAGGAGTCTATgcttctttgtttaaaatttttgtatccTGTCCCAATTACTAATTGTATTCAACtgatagagtagaaaaaaatttgccTTGCCCATAGAATCTCAAGTAAagcaaggttttaaaaaaattggaagtgaaaagaaaatcttgtCCATTAAGTATTAACGACCAAGTAGGAATTGGTTTTTCAGAATTCGGAAATGGCTTCTGAAGGGTATATATACCCCATGCTCACTTTTGTCTTGACAGGAAAGTATATACAGGGAAAGCATTTCAGGATCAGCCCACCTTCAGAGGCCTTCACAGTCCAACTACAAATCACATCTCTTCAACTTTTCTGAGCCCGCAGCAGGAAGCTAACACCTGTTCCCTATGACGCCCTCTGGTCCACCTCCAGGCAAGGCAAAAAATGAAGTGATTCTGTCCCAGGCATTTTCCCACGTTGTGTCTTCTCCATTTCCCACCCTGGTCCTAATAGGAATCAGTCCAGAAAAAACACCTAGCTGCAAACACCATCCACCTCCTGTTTACCTTTACCTGCCttcatctttccattttctcttcagGAGTAATTCCCAAAGCTTTTCTTCTCCTCAATCCTCCATGGTCTACAAACTTCAAAGGAGACAAAGTGACTCTCACGTGCAAAGATTCCTATTCTCCAAGCCAGGGACACATATCTTGGTACTATAATGAGAAATTGTTGGATAAAAACTCTGAAGCAATTCAAATAGACCAGACTGGAGATTACAGTTGCAAGACCCAAAGATCTTCTTTCAGTGACCCTGTACATGTGGATTTTTTATCtggtgaggaaagaaaaggggCATCTCTGAAATGAAACTCCTGGGCATCATGTCTAAGGGCTGGATTTCCACAGGGAGCCTAGACAGAGTCATAACCAGGCATGAGGATATTTGATGTATGGACCTCAGTGGGGAAAATGAGAATATAGGGCAGGAACAGGAAGCTTCGTGGTCCATCTTCTTGGTCCAGAGGGTATCAGTGAGTCAGAAGTTATCAGGCAAAAGGGATCCAGGTCTGAAAAAAGGTATGGTATAAAATTCCTCTTTTAGCAATATGTATGGGGGGAATTCCtggtggcacatcaggttaaggatctggtgctgtcactgctgtcttgaattgctgctgtggtgtgggttcgatccctggctggggaacttctgcatgctgtgggtgtggccaaaaaatgtcTGGGGATTTCTTTAGGACATTTTCTGGTAATTAGTTTATTATCTTAGGATAAGGGAGACCCAAGTATTGTGACCATGTGGAAATGTTGATGAAGGACATTTGTAGCTTTGTATAGGATTGCCGATCTTTCTTCATGGGCAGAAAGGAGAGTTTGAAGAAAGAAGCATCAGGGAATACATTGAGTATATTTCTCTACTCTTTGCAGACTGGCTGATCCTCCAGGCCCCATACCCTATCTTTGAAGGAGATGATGTAATTCTGAGATGCCCGAGGAGAGAAGAAAGCACTAGCGAAACGGTTTtctacaaaaatgaaagaaaaattagtagTAATTATGAATCTAGTTTCACCCTAACTTCAGTCTCCAGGGATCATGGCAAATATCATTGTAGTGCTTCTAAAAAAAGTTTCTGgggaacaaagaaggaaaattcaaaaCCTCTAATGATTCAAGTTCAAGGTAATGGCTCTCCTCTTGCAGGGCTCAGCAGGGAAACAGTGTGTAGGGATCCAGGGAGGGGCTCATCAGTGAAGATTTCATGAAACGCCTCCAGTCACAGGAGGGCAGTGGGAGATGGTTCTACCATGGGTCCCTGTGTTCCATAGCTGGTGCTGAGAGCAAACGTGCATCCTACCAGGAGCTCTGAGCCTCACTATCCTGGCAACTCTCTGTATTCTTCTCTCTAGAGCTGTTTTCACGTCCTGTGCTGACATTCAACCCCTCCCCGGCCATAGAGGGGAGACCAGTAACCCTGAGATGTGACACATGGCTCCCTCCACAGAGGGCATACACTCAGCTTCAATTCTGTTTCTTCAGAGAAAACCAGGCCCTGGGGTCAGGCTGGAGCAGCTCCCCAGAGCTCAGGTTACCCACCATGTTGAGTGAAGCCTCAGGATCTTACTGGTGCCAGGCAGAGACAGTGACTCCAGCTGTCAGGAAAAGAAGCTTGAGATCCCAGATCCATGTGCAGAGTGAGTATCTATGCAGCTGCTCTCCCAAGGTcagagctggggagaggagagcagaACAGTGACAGGTCCTGCTCCCTGGGACGGTGAGCGTAACAGAGAGGAGATTTCAGCTGTCCTGGTATCCTTCTCTCTTCAGGTTTAACATGGGCTCAATGTCCCTAGAACCTTCTCTTCCATCTAAGTCAGTTAATAGCTGTTATTGATCAATTACTGGGTCCCCAGCCCTGCATATGTTACAGAGCCTTATAGGATATGTTCTCTTGTGGGTCAACAGATAACTGGAGGCACAGATGACCACGCGTAGTCTTTATAAGTCTCTATGCTGCTGCCATTTGTTGACTTAAACATACTTCGAAATTAAAGAGAGAGATAAACGAGCATTGGACTAATTGGAAAAGAATGTGGGAAGATGGAGGGAGACTGGAGAAGGGTCTTGAAGAATAGGAAGGGGAGTTGGATTTTAGGACAGAAGTCATATTGTCAGGgttctttcttattttgtggTCCACTGGTGCATCAAAGAGTCTTTAGAGGagtttcccattgtagcttactggattaagaacccgactagtatccatgcggatctggcattgctgtgtctttggtgtaggccagcaggtgcagctccaattcgacccctagcctgggaacttccatatgctgcaggtgcacccctaaaaaaaaagattccgtAGAGATAAATGCCGATAAAATGCGACTGTGGTCAACATTAGGTTTAAGGAGATCAAGGATGGGAATTGTcatgtgtggtggtggggggttgTTATTCCCTTTACAATAATATACACAATTAATTCCCTATTGCCCACTTTGGACCCCTGCTTATTGCCCTTGCTGCTGCTGGCTTATTCGTGGTAGAACTGGCCTTCTCCTTTCTGCCGCGAGAACCTTCATGTGTCACCTTGCGTTCTCCCAGGAGTCCCTGTGTCTGATGTAAATCTAGAGATCCAGCCCCCTGAGGGGCAGCTGATTGAAGGAGGAAATCTGCTCCTTATTTGCTCAGTAGCCAAGGGTACAGGGAATATCACATTCTCCTGGCACAGAGAGGGCACTGTCAGAAGTCTGGGAACAAGGACCCAGCGTTCCTTGTCAGCAGAACTGCAGATACTCACTGTGAAGGAGCATGATGCTGGGAGATACTACTGTGCAGCTGACAACCTTCATGGTCCCATCCTCAGTAAACTGGTTACAGTCACACTCAGAAGTAAGTTCCTGATTCCTGTTCAACCTTGGTTCACAAGCCAGGCTTTAGGTTTTCTAGCAGCTAGGAGGCTCTTCAGAAAGaggcaaaggaggagttcccgtcatggctcagtggttaacaaatctgactaggaagcatgaggttgtgggttcgatccctggccttgctcactgggttaaggatccgtcgttggcgtgagctgtggtgtaggccacagacatggctaagatcctgcggcatatggaggttcctaggctaagggttgagcagagctgtagcagctggcctataccacagccacacaactcgggatctgagctgcatctgtgatctacacaataggccatggcaacaccagatatttaacccactgagcgaggccagggatcaaacctgcatcctcatgatactagtcagatttgcttccactgagccacaatgggaactccaacatcttaCTTCTTGCAGCAAGGACTGTTGTGATGAGAACAAAATTATCTAGGATTATTCATGGTTCAAGAGATGTATCTGtttctaggagtttccgtcatggcgcagtgattaacgaatccaactaggaaccatgaggttgtgggttcgatccttggtctctctcagtgggttaaggatccggcattgctgtgagctgtggtgtaggttgcagatgcggctcagatcctgtgttgctgtgactgtggcgtaggctggtggctacagctctgattagacccctagcctggaaacctccatatgccatgggaagcggccctagaaaagacaaaaaaaaaaaaaaaaaaagagagagagagagagatgtatcTATTTTTAGGCATCTTGAGTGGGATTATGAATCTGCCTTAGTCCTTCTCTGAcagatcttttttctctctcagttccAGTGTCTCGCCCTGTCCTCACCCTCAgggcccccaggccccaggctgtgGTGGGGGACATGGTGGAGCTTCActgtgaggcccagagaggctctCCCCCAATCCTGTACCAGTTTTATCATGAGGATGTCGCCCTGGGGAACAGCACAGTTCCTTCTGGAAGAGCATCCTTCACGTTCTCTCTGACTGAAGAACATTCTGGAAACTACTCCTGTGAGGCTGACAATAGCCTGGGGGCTCAGCGCAGTGACAGAATGACCCTCAGTGTTATAGGTGAGTAGGATGTGCCCACAGTGGGAACAACCAAGAACAGAGTCTGTCTTTCCCCGTGGAGCTCTTTCCTGGTGTGACATTCCAGCAGACTCCCCACTTGTTTTGCCTTTACCCGAAAGTTCTAGGATTCTTTCTTCCAACTGTTCAGGAACTTAAGCCATTCCTTCAATTCCTCTGTCACTGCCTTCTAGAGTCATGCATTCCTTAGTCTTTCTAGTAGAGGTACAAAGTCATTCCaaattatcagataaatgatGGCTCAGCAATTTCTGAAAAATGAACACTGTCTAGAAAGgtttatttctgaattccttGATCTAAGAGCAAATGAGCAGGCTGTTTCTTTTGTAGATGTTCTGCCCCTACTCCCATCTGACCTAAATTCTACATGGCTCTCTGGTTCACCAGGCAAAGTGTCTCTCTGTGGACATCCACCACCATCAGAGCCATAGAGCTTTCCCGTGGCCTTCAGATTCTAATAACCTCTCTGGTCTTCTCACTTTGTTCCAATGTCTTCTGACTCTTGACTGCTGGGATGTCATTTAATATGATGTTTTCAGTATCTCcaaacaaaatttttcttcacCGGGAGGCACCTGTGTATTTTTCATGTCCCATTTCCAGCCCATGTTGACAGTCAACAAGGTGCCCATTCACTGCGGAGAGACTCCTAGTCTAAGCCCTGGTTGTTCCAAAGTGTCCAGCATTTGTAGGATGGGGCAAACAGCCCTTGTACATAGGAAGAGATGGCAGGATAAAACAGCTATGGCAATAACGCCCAGTGACTCAAGCCCCTTACAGTCTCTGGATTTATGTCATGACTTCTTGGTCTCCAAATATTCGAAATTATTGGACTCCTTATGACATCTTGGTTAATAATGACTCTTCCTATGAGCCAAACTTGGGTTATGACCTAGGAAGCTATTAgagtcaggggtggggggaagtacAGACAGTGTGCTGAAACTGGGATTCTAGtcttaaatgggaaaatatttattcgTATGACCTTGAAGAAATCTCTTTATTAGCCTTGTCTTGTTTTTCTCACTTATAAAGTAATTGAGCCAAGTAAATTATGGACGCACAAACTTTCCTGATACTGCatcattttcaggaaaaatatCAAACACGCACCCTAAATATTTGTTTACTAATAATATACATGTACTGTTTTACTAACTTAAAGTATATCTTGTAAtacaaacacagaaagagaaattaaataaggatgaaatgatttaaaaattattagactCTTTGACTGAAATAGTACTTGAATAtaatcttttttctaattttaaagttttgatttAGTCTTGTGTACAGTTATTTGATGCATGGTTATGAGTTTGACTCTCTCCAGTTTGTTTCTGCGGGGCTGTTACTACTTCAGAAACTATCTTATCAACACATCTAGATCTGAGTGGAAGGACAACATCTGTAATAGTCATTTTTCAACCCCATATATTAATTATACAGATTTTCATTGAAATTTGGCTAGTAATTTCTATTCGTATTGATATCCTTCGGTTGTTCTTGTAAAATAATGGGGAAATGTTGCATATTTAAATTTACTGCAAATGAACTTAAGCTTTGGAAGAAGTATGAACTAGTTCCTACATTCTGCTTCTGCAGATTTTTTGAATGTGCAGATATAAATTTTTAGACCTGACATATTGACATTTTCTGGTAATAAGACCAcacagaaatgtaaatattttgaatagctatcctacaaaattttattttcctaccgTAACTTTATTTAGAAAGTGGTAGTGATATGAGTACTGTTGAAAGGTCCTTTATTTTAGTGTTTGACTAACCATTGCACTCCTGATAGCCACTGATcaccaataaacaaataaatacacttaatttttaaaataccaaaaatggaataaagatcTCTCTTCATAGACATACACATGGACAATCTTTATATTTATCTCTGCTTATTTACTTATggattttatcattctttttaaattttaatttgtgttttattgAGGTGACATTGATTTATCACATTATATACCTTTTATGTGTACAGCAttgtatttctacttctgtataccCTATagtgtgctcaccaccaaaaatttgGTTCCCATTGATCACTATACAGTTGGTTCCTTCTACCatcattttttccctcccctcaacACCTCTTCCCTTTGGGTAACCTCAGCTATGtttgctgtttctgtttttgtttggtttagttttttcattattttgctttttgtttctttgttttacatGTGGTTAAAAGAAtactatatttgtctttctgcgtCTGATATAtgttacttagcataatatcctccaagtccacctatgttgtcacaaatggctagATTCCATCTTTTTTATGGCATTGTAGCATTCCattctgtgtttgtgtgtatgtgtatctttcttattcattcattcattgatggacacttaggttgtttccatttttttttttttgtctttttaaggccacacctgtggcatatggaggttcccaggctaggggtcgaattggagctacagcttctgacctacaccacagccacagtaacagaggatccgagctgtgtcttcgacctacaccacagctcacaacaatgccagatccataacctactgagcgagaccagggatcatacctgcaacctcatggttcctagttggatttgtttccactgcaccatgatgggaactccatgtttccacatttgactattgtaaataacaccAGGATGAACACAgaggcacatgtatcttttcaaattagagtttctgTATTTCTTGGATAAACACTCTGAAGTGGGAAAGCTAGGTCATGTAATAgatctattcttaatttttccaggaatctccatactgttttccatagtggctatgccaatttacattccagccAATGCTgtatgagggttctcttttctctatatccttgccagcacttgttatttcttgtctttttggtaatagccaatCTAACATATATgaggtagtatttcattgtggttttgatttgcatcttctTAATAACTgacaatgttgaacatcttttcaagtgcctattggccatctggatatcttctttgaaaaaaaatatcttttcagcTCCTCTGaccatttctttttgtctttttgccttttctagggccgctcccgcagcatatggaggttcccaggctaggggtccaatcagatggagctgtggccgccagcctatgccccagccacagccacgtatctgcaacctacaccacatttcacggcaacgacggatccctaacccactgagcaaggctagggatcgaacccacaacctcatggttcctagttggatttgttaactgctgcgccatgataggaactccatctgaccattttttaattgagctgtttgtttttgttgttgagttgtatgaattatttatatattttggacaataaccccttattggatatatgatttgaaaatatcttctcccatttggttttggtttgttgaATGTTTCCTTTGCTGAGGACAAGCTCTTAAGTTTGCtgtagtcccatttgttcattgtgcttactatgttttttcctaggaattttatggtttcagttaatccattctgagttaatttttttgagtctttttatcttctttagggccacacctgtggcatatggaggttcccaggctaggggtccaattggaactgtagcctctggcctacacagcagccacagaaacacaggatccttaacccactgagtgaggctagatatcgaacctgcatcctcagggatgctaatcaggttcacaAACCGCGGAACCACAACTTGAACttcccattttgagttaatttttgagttaattttgtgtacAGTATGagataatgatttcatttccttctttatttctctttctctccctcttcctctaccttccttccctccctccctctttctttctttctttctttctttcttgtatgTGGtggtttcccaacaccatttattcaAGAAGCTatcctttcttcattgtatatcctTTGAtcctttgtcataaataaatTGTCCagatatgtgtgggtttatttttgggctctcaattctgttccatttatctatatgtctgtttttctgccaATACCATGACATTCTGATTATTTTAGCTCtgtgatataatttaaaattggGGCATATGATGccttcagttttgttcttttttctcaggattgcattggctaatttttttttggtagttccacataaattttagaattttttgttctatttatgtgaaaaatgtcctggattttgatagggagtgcattgAATTATAAATTACTTTAGGTGATATGGACATTTAAACTATGTaaattcttccaacccatgatcatgaaatatctttccatttcttgtttcttctttaatttctttcacaaagtttttatcattttcaatGTGCAGGCCTTTcaccttgattaaatttattcctaggtattttattctttctgttgcAATTGTAAGTggcattgttttcttaatttattttctgctgGTTTGTTTTTAGTTCATAGAAACACaagagatttttgtatattagttTTTCACCCTACAactttattataatataatagtCGTCTATTATTTCTACTagttttttgtggagtctttagggttttctgtatataaaatcatgttaTCTACTGctgtttccttgttgactttCTATCTGAATGATCTATCCATTAATGTAAGTGGGTGTTAGTCCCCTACTATTTTTGTGGTAttgtcaatttctttctttaggtCCCTTAAGaattgctttgtatattttggtgcTCCAATGttacatgcatatgtatttatCACTGTTAatgtcttcttgatgaattgTCCCCTTTTATCACTATATAATGtctatttttgtctcttgttatCTTTTTTGGCTTGaggtatattttgtctgatatgagcaagGGTATCCactttcttttggctgccatATGCCTAGAGTATCATCTTCTGTCCTTTTAGTTTGAGCCTACGTTGGTCTTTAGAGGTGATGTGAATCTCTTGGATGCAGGATATAGTCAGGCCTTATTTTTTACTTCATCCAGCCACTGTATGTATTTTGATTGGTGAAttcaatccatttacatttaagactATTATTGATAAATGAGCACTTAGTACtgccattttatctttcattgtcAGTTGCTTCGTATCtccatgggatttttttccttgcatttctGCCTGCCATTTTGGTTTTGtgaattttctgatatttttctcagtttcctctcctaaaaaatgttttgtgtctCTGCTCtaggtttatattttatatttaccccCAAGGTTTGCATAAAACAACTCCTAGTAAAATAGTCCTTTCTTTCTGCTGATAGCATCTTATCTTCATTTACCTATATAGGTTCCATCCTTTTCtgcttctccttttatgtttttcttgtctcaaatcatctttcttttcttttcttttttttaaatggtggcactggcggcatatggaagttcctgggccagcaatcaaatcccagtcacagctttgacctatgacacagctgtggcaacattggatccttagccaATGCGCCTGGCTGATATTCAAACTGGGGCTaccagagacaacgccagatccttaacccactgtgccacagtgggaactccctcaaattatCTCTTTCTATATTATAAATTTGTTGCCAGATTGAAGTAGCTATAGTTCTTTTTCTGCTTCCCCCTTTTACCTTTATGCTATAACAAACTGTTTAAAACCTGTTCTGATAAAGAGTTGCAATTTTCTGATTGTCTATTTATCACTTTCCTGAAAGTTTTGTgtacttttgcctttttgtttctaGTAGAGAAACTTCTCTCAGCATTCCCTGTAAGCAGAACTGTATTGATGAATTCCCTCAGCCTTCATTTGTCTGGGAAGGCCTTTGTTTGTCTTTCATATAGGAATGATAActttgctggataaagtattcttgGGTGACACTTTCtatctttcagtattttgagaATGTCATTCCATTCCCtcttggcctgcagagtttctgctgagaaacttGATGATAGCCTCACAGGGATTTTTTGGGAGGTTACCATCCTTTATTGCCCTGGCTGCCTTAAAATCCTTTGGCattgattaattttaatttttaattttttcctttttagggccacacccacagcatatgtaagttctcaggctaggggtctacttggagctacagctgccagcctatgccacagccacagcaatgcgggctctgagctacatctgtggccttcaccacagctcacagaaacaccagattcctgacccaccaagtaaggccagggatcagactcatgTCCTCATTGATAGtagtcaaatttatttccattgaacctcaacaggaactcctggaattgacTTTTGACAATTACAAT encodes the following:
- the LOC100158069 gene encoding Fc receptor-like protein 3 isoform X3; this encodes MTPSGPPPGVIPKAFLLLNPPWSTNFKGDKVTLTCKDSYSPSQGHISWYYNEKLLDKNSEAIQIDQTGDYSCKTQRSSFSDPVHVDFLSDWLILQAPYPIFEGDDVILRCPRREESTSETVFYKNERKISSNYESSFTLTSVSRDHGKYHCSASKKSFWGTKKENSKPLMIQVQELFSRPVLTFNPSPAIEGRPVTLRCDTWLPPQRAYTQLQFCFFRENQALGSGWSSSPELRLPTMLSEASGSYWCQAETVTPAVRKRSLRSQIHVQRVPVSDVNLEIQPPEGQLIEGGNLLLICSVAKGTGNITFSWHREGTVRSLGTRTQRSLSAELQILTVKEHDAGRYYCAADNLHGPILSKLVTVTLRIPVSRPVLTLRAPRPQAVVGDMVELHCEAQRGSPPILYQFYHEDVALGNSTVPSGRASFTFSLTEEHSGNYSCEADNSLGAQRSDRMTLSVIVPVSQPVLTFNPARAQALVGDVVELRCEAQRGSPPILYWFYHENVTLGNSSAPSGGGASFNLTLMAEHSGNFSCAADNGLGVQCSEVVTLSITGSSSSKVTHITMGVTTGLLTIVGIAVTAVLVSRFRTQTNSGGFFVIRTPGSSPNAFQETSLSRTSNTDLQGPVYSEPPDPTELQPEYCNVGLGDSDLVYSQIQSIQHTTENSANAPRKYWEDKEPRVIYSELKKAHPDDSTGQASNRDRDLEDAAENYENVPCTSSALNH
- the LOC100158069 gene encoding Fc receptor-like protein 3 isoform X2; translated protein: MLLWLLLLILGVIPKAFLLLNPPWSTNFKGDKVTLTCKDSYSPSQGHISWYYNEKLLDKNSEAIQIDQTGDYSCKTQRSSFSDPVHVDFLSDWLILQAPYPIFEGDDVILRCPRREESTSETVFYKNERKISSNYESSFTLTSVSRDHGKYHCSASKKSFWGTKKENSKPLMIQVQELFSRPVLTFNPSPAIEGRPVTLRCDTWLPPQRAYTQLQFCFFRENQALGSGWSSSPELRLPTMLSEASGSYWCQAETVTPAVRKRSLRSQIHVQRVPVSDVNLEIQPPEGQLIEGGNLLLICSVAKGTGNITFSWHREGTVRSLGTRTQRSLSAELQILTVKEHDAGRYYCAADNLHGPILSKLVTVTLRIPVSRPVLTLRAPRPQAVVGDMVELHCEAQRGSPPILYQFYHEDVALGNSTVPSGRASFTFSLTEEHSGNYSCEADNSLGAQRSDRMTLSVIVPVSQPVLTFNPARAQALVGDVVELRCEAQRGSPPILYWFYHENVTLGNSSAPSGGGASFNLTLMAEHSGNFSCAADNGLGVQCSEVVTLSITGSSSSKVTHITMGVTTGLLTIVGIAVTAVLVSRFRTQTNSGGFFVIRTPGSSPNAFQETSLSRTSNTDLQGPVYSEPPDPTELQPEYCNVGLGDSDLVYSQIQSIQHTTENSANAPRKYWEDKEPRVIYSELKKAHPDDSTGQASNRDRDLEDAAENYENVPCTSSALNH
- the LOC100158069 gene encoding Fc receptor-like protein 3 isoform X5, whose product is MLLWLLLLILDWLILQAPYPIFEGDDVILRCPRREESTSETVFYKNERKISSNYESSFTLTSVSRDHGKYHCSASKKSFWGTKKENSKPLMIQVQELFSRPVLTFNPSPAIEGRPVTLRCDTWLPPQRAYTQLQFCFFRENQALGSGWSSSPELRLPTMLSEASGSYWCQAETVTPAVRKRSLRSQIHVQRVPVSDVNLEIQPPEGQLIEGGNLLLICSVAKGTGNITFSWHREGTVRSLGTRTQRSLSAELQILTVKEHDAGRYYCAADNLHGPILSKLVTVTLRIPVSRPVLTLRAPRPQAVVGDMVELHCEAQRGSPPILYQFYHEDVALGNSTVPSGRASFTFSLTEEHSGNYSCEADNSLGAQRSDRMTLSVIVPVSQPVLTFNPARAQALVGDVVELRCEAQRGSPPILYWFYHENVTLGNSSAPSGGGASFNLTLMAEHSGNFSCAADNGLGVQCSEVVTLSITGSSSSKVTHITMGVTTGLLTIVGIAVTAVLVSRFRTQTNSGGFFVIRTPGSSPNAFQETSLSRTSNTDLQGPVYSEPPDPTELQPEYCNVGLGDSDLVYSQIQSIQHTTENSANAPRKYWEDKEPRVIYSELKKAHPDDSTGQASNRDRDLEDAAENYENVPCTSSALNH